The following nucleotide sequence is from Mucilaginibacter sp. cycad4.
TATACAATTTGGAGCAAGTACCAGTATAGCAAATGCTGCCAAAAGATATGACTTGCTCGATAAGGCTGCGTTTTTAAAAGGAGTCGCCAGCGTCGGTTCAAATGCAGGACCACTTGCCGATGGAGGGATTGATTATGGTGGTAATACCGATTGGCAAAAAGAAGTTTTCCGTACCGCTGTATCACAAAACTATAACTTAGGTTTTGGCGGAGGAAACAGTACAGGAAGCTACCGGGCTACAGTTGCGTATGACGATCAGCAAGGTATCGTAAAAAGAAGTAACTTGAAACGTCTTACAGCTCGTATTAACGCTTCACAATCGTTTTTCAATCAACGTCTAAAATTTGATCTGCAATCATTGTTTTCAAATGTAAAAGACAGGTTTGCGCCTATTACCAATAACGCAGGTTTTAACGGTAGTTTGATAGGTGCAATGATCCAAACCAATCCTACCATCCCTGTATTTGATTCAGAGGGCAGATATTATGATATCAATGGTTATGAAAATGGTTTCCCGAAAGGCAACAGTTTCAGAAACCCGGTTTCAATGCTTAATCAGATAGATGACACTGATAATATCAACCGGTATCTGAATAACTTAACTATGACCTTAAAGTTAGTTGAAGGTTTATCATACAAAGGCAACTTCGGCGCAGATATATCAAGGGGACAAAGGGAAACTTATTATGACTCGAAAATTGTGGGCTACACCGACGAAGCTAATATTGGCGATTTTAAAGTGCCTTCTGCAACTGGTAACGGTCGCGGTATCCTGATCCACAACAAGCTCACCAATTTAACCACAGAGCATACCCTAAATTATGATAAAAAGTGGACTAACAATAGTGCATTAACAGCATTGGTAGGTTATTCATATCAAACCTTTAAAAACTTCAACAGGGGTAATCTTGCCTGGGGAACACCAACCGCAGGCCAATTTCTGCATGATTTTAACCAGTTTAAAAATCACATGCCTCATGATTTTAGTAATCGTAATGGTTTGGATAGCAGCAGTTATACTTTGCAATCTTATTTCGCGCGTGTACAGTACACATATAAAGACAGATATATTTTAACCGGTACTATCAGGCGCGATGGTTCATCCCGCTTTGGTGATAACAATCATTATGCAAACTTTCCGGCTGCAGCGTTTAAATGGCGTATAAGCCAGGAAAGCTTTGGCCCTAAAGGTATATTTGATGATTTAAGCTTACGTTTAAACTGGGGTAAAACAGGTAACCAGGATTTCCCATCTTATGCTTCCAAACAACTTAGGCAAACTAACTACGCGGGTACTGCCAATTCTGCATTAAATGCCTATAATCCCGATTTGAAATGGGAAACGCAGACTGCATATGGTGCAGGTATTGATTTCTCACTATTTAAAGGCCGCTTAACCGGTACAATTGATTATTATAATAAATCTCAAACAGACATATTGTTTTTTCAAGACATAGCCCAGCCTGCTGCTTTCCCGAGGATCTGGATTAACTTACCTGGCGAGGTTGTAAATAAAGGTATAGAGTTAGGTTTAAACTTTGCCGCTATTGATCATAAGAGTTTTAGCTGGGACGTATCATATAACATGACTACAATTAAAAACCAGGTACAGAATTTCGGCAAGCGCAATATCATTACCGGTAATATTGATGGGCAGGGTTTATCAGGCGCTTATGCCCAGTTCATTGCAGATGGGTACCCGCTTTACTCATTTAACGTACCTAATTATTCAGGACTTGATGCCAATGGTTTTGGTATCTATCCTCAGGGTATCGACGTTGCTTCACCACAAGGCAGCCCGCTGCCTAAATTTGTAGCAAGCTTAACCAATACTTTTTCTTATAAAAACTTCACTTTGAGCTTTTTATTAAATGGTGCAACAGGTTTCTACATATACAACAACACAGCTAATGCATTTTTCTATAAGGGCAACCTTGTTAGCGGTCGTAACGTAACTAAAGATGTAGCTGCGACCAATGAAAATCCGCTCAACTCAGGTGAGGTATCTACCCGCTTTCTTGAAAAAGGTGATTTTATGCGCTTAAGCAACGCTACGTTTGGCTATACAGTACCTTTAAAAGGTAAAGCCATTAAAACTTTACGTGTATCATTAACCGGACAAAATCTGTTCCTGATTACAGGGTACAGTGGTCTTGACCCAGAGGTAAACACAAATAAGGAAAGGAATGGCGTACCTTCACGTGGTATCGATTATACGCCTTATCCAAGCTCACGCACATTTACATTAGGTTTAAATGCAGGTTTTTAAAAATATTAACATGAAAAGAAGAGCATTAATAGCTGCAATAAGTGGGATTATTCTATTAACCGCTGCAGGCTGTGCAAAATTAAAGGAAACACCTTATGGATCCGTATATCTGGATCAAGGTGGTGCCGCAACTCCATCCGATCTTAATGGAGTATACTCGCAATTATTTGGTCAAACTGATCAGGCAAATACATACGCGTTGCAGGAACACTCAACTGACGAAATGATGGGTCCAACCCGTGGTACCGACTGGGGCGATTTTGGCACATGGCGTAAACTCCATACCCATACCTGGACACCGTCGCACAATCAGGTTAGCGATACCTGGGACCAATTGAATATTGGAGTATACCGGGCAAGCCAGGTTATTTCAAGGGCTACTGATAACAAGATCAAAGCAGAAGCAAGCTTTTTAAGGGCCTACTTTATGTTTCAGGTAGTTGACTTATATGGTCAGGCTCCATATCGTGACCCTAATGCACCAAACTCAACTACTCCAATTGTATACAATCGTGCCGACGCTACTGCATTCATTATCAAAGATCTTGAATTTGCTGAAGCCAATCTTACTACTTCTCCAAATATCGGTGTAGCCAGTAAGGCCGCGGTTGACGCGCTGCTTGCTAAAATATACCTTAATAAAGCTGTTTATACCGCGACAACTGTAGGAGGCCCCTTTACTTTTGCCAAAGCCGATATGGATAAGGTAATTGAATATGCCAATAAAGTTACATCGGCTGGATATACATTGGAACCTGCAG
It contains:
- a CDS encoding SusC/RagA family TonB-linked outer membrane protein yields the protein MQIKHLLNVCFFAVFLFLMEPAMAQNKVITGKVTDKKDGSPLIGVSVVTAVGAQGGTITSTDGSYKISIPANVTSLTFTYVGYLNVTMPVNGRTSIDVQMTEANRALNEVVVIGYGTQKVKDATGSVATLGAKDFNKGVIATPEQLLQGRIAGVQVTPSSGEPGAGATINIRGASSIRSGTSPLYVVDGVPLDNGGTSGGFDSGAGSSSARNPLAFINPADIENISVLKDASASAIYGSRGANGVILITTKKGRKGQGIQFGASTSIANAAKRYDLLDKAAFLKGVASVGSNAGPLADGGIDYGGNTDWQKEVFRTAVSQNYNLGFGGGNSTGSYRATVAYDDQQGIVKRSNLKRLTARINASQSFFNQRLKFDLQSLFSNVKDRFAPITNNAGFNGSLIGAMIQTNPTIPVFDSEGRYYDINGYENGFPKGNSFRNPVSMLNQIDDTDNINRYLNNLTMTLKLVEGLSYKGNFGADISRGQRETYYDSKIVGYTDEANIGDFKVPSATGNGRGILIHNKLTNLTTEHTLNYDKKWTNNSALTALVGYSYQTFKNFNRGNLAWGTPTAGQFLHDFNQFKNHMPHDFSNRNGLDSSSYTLQSYFARVQYTYKDRYILTGTIRRDGSSRFGDNNHYANFPAAAFKWRISQESFGPKGIFDDLSLRLNWGKTGNQDFPSYASKQLRQTNYAGTANSALNAYNPDLKWETQTAYGAGIDFSLFKGRLTGTIDYYNKSQTDILFFQDIAQPAAFPRIWINLPGEVVNKGIELGLNFAAIDHKSFSWDVSYNMTTIKNQVQNFGKRNIITGNIDGQGLSGAYAQFIADGYPLYSFNVPNYSGLDANGFGIYPQGIDVASPQGSPLPKFVASLTNTFSYKNFTLSFLLNGATGFYIYNNTANAFFYKGNLVSGRNVTKDVAATNENPLNSGEVSTRFLEKGDFMRLSNATFGYTVPLKGKAIKTLRVSLTGQNLFLITGYSGLDPEVNTNKERNGVPSRGIDYTPYPSSRTFTLGLNAGF